TTAGCTGAGTAGGAATGAATCAGATATCCAATACCATGAAAATGTTCTCATACTAAACTAAAGCACTATTCTAGAGGCACAGAGTACAACTGGCTGAACCAAAAGGGTTTAGGGCATTTGTATAGTAGCAGCATGATTTTCTTGGTGTTTGTGAGCTTATGCTAGAAACTTATACGGAAACTTGAGctgtctttattttgttttctgtttttcttttaggATGATCAAGAAAGAAGAGGGAAATTTTCAGATTGACCCTGGTGTTTATTGGGGAGATccataaaaatgtttttcaaaatgttttattagtACTATTTACAAATAAAGATTATTTCTGTTAAATCAAAGAGTTCATGTAACTTTTTGAATTGAATGTGTACATTAATGGGTGTGTCAAGAAAATAATTGTATAATTGCTATATTTAGCAATAACTACAAAGTAATCCCTGTAACTTAGTCACATATTTGTATGCATACATTGAGAATTTTTACCACCAGATTTGCATTGCATGaatatgtgtatttttaaatacatttgaacTGCAAATACTTAATTCATCTAGCTGCACTTCTTTTTTTAATCGTGTATCAATATTTTGTTCAATAAAAGAGTATCttgaaggctcttaaacaaagtaagctgtcatgggagggtaactggttaaaagacaggaaacaaagggtaggaataaatggtcagttttcagaatggagagaggcaaatagtggtgtcccccaggggtctgtaatgggaccagtcctattctacatattcataaatgatctggaaaaaggggtagacaagtgaggtggcaaaatttgcagatgatacaaaattgctcgagatagttaagtcccaagcagactgcgaagagctacaaaaggatctcacaaaactgggtgactgggcaacaaaatggcaaatggaattcaatgttgacaaatgcaaagtaatgcacattggaaaacataatcccaactatacatataaaatgatggggtctaaattagctgttatcactcaagaaagagatcttggagtcattgtggataattgtctgaaaacatccactcaatgtgcagtggcagtcaaaaaagccaacagaatgttgggaatcattaagaaagggatagatagtaagacagaaaatatcatattgcctctaaataaatccatggtatgcccacatcttaaatgcatgcagatgtggcaccccatctcaaaaaagatatattggaattggaaaaggttcagaaaaggacaacaaaaatgattaggggtatggaatggcttccatatgaggagagattaataaaactgggacttttcatcttggaaaagagatgagtaaggggggatatgatagatgtctataaaatcatgactggtgtggagaaagtaaataaggagtgttatttactcttcatAAAACATGAACTAgggttcaccaaatgaaattaacaggcagcaggtttaaaacaaacaaaaggaattattttttcacacaacacacagtcaacctgtggaactccttgccagaggatgttgtgaaggtcaagactataacagggttcaaaaaagaactagataaattcatggaggataggtccatcaatagctattatgggcagggatggtgtccctagcctctgtttgccagaagctgagaatgggcgacaggggatgcatcacttgatgattacctgttctgttaattccttctggagcacctggcatttgctactgttggaagacaggatattgggctagatggaccttcgatTTGACCCAGTATGTCCTTTCTTATCAAGTTATCAAAGGAAAAATGCATTTAGTCAGTTATACAGTTGATTTCATTTGGAAAAGATATAACTTTCCCCCCCAGAGAAGATAATGTTATTGTTTTTGagaaaattttcttttttatgaATAGATTGGCAAGAAAACATcttaaatatttagtttttatttatttattaaatatggTAGCTCTTTATCAGGACACTAACCAATTTGCAGGCAATAGAGCTCATTAGAGGAGATTATTCCTATTTTAGTGCTTACGTTTCTTGAACTAATACCATTGTTTGTCCATTTAATGCAAAGTCTGTTGTGTTATAGAATATTGGGTATTTATTTTAACACATGGTGTAATAGGTAGTGGCCTATAGAATGGAAGTAAACATGTAAAGTgatatttagatttttttgtaGTAATGAATATTTGTAAACTCCTGAAATTCTGAAATGTAATGATGAGAATTCCTGTCTTTGAGGaagccccttttaaaaaaaaaaaaaaaaaaaaaaaaaaaaggtgaagaaTATAAATTTACATATTAACATGGTTTGCTGAAAACAAAAAagatagatcctcagctgatgtaaattggcatagctctattgaagtcagtggagctacactgatttacttgAACGGAGCACCTGGCTCaaggtttttattgttttttgtcttAATTATGCTTTTTTAACAAATGTAAGTACTTAAAAGtgataacttttttttgtttctttttaaagagatCCACAGGCACTGAATTATTTTCTACATGGACCTAGTAGTAAATCTGTAAGTAGTATTCTACTATACTATTCTAAAATTACATGAACTTTAGTGACTGCTTTACTATTAGTTTAATGTTACTTTACTACATTTGTGCCTTAACAGAGCAATGAAGACTTGACTAATGCAGGGTACTCTGCAGCCAATTCTAATTCAATTTTCGCCAACTCCAGTGTAAGTATTTAGAAGAGAAAATGTGTATTTATTGTGATTACACGCTTTCATCATGGTTGGTTTGTCCTATATACAACTAAATGGAGTAGATGTTAATAATGTTAATAGCTGACATAAAATAGGCACATCTAGACACTGAAAACTGTGAATGTATGTTTAAAGCACCTGTAACTTCTTTGTAGTTGCAGTTTTTATAGAGGCAAATTGACTGCCCTCATCCACtccctttattatttatttattttatttattaacattttatattGCAGTACAAACATGTAGCAAATGACATTATTCCCTActccaaacagcttacagtctaaaagacaaaGGTGGACAGGAGGAAAAGACAAACACGGTGGTTGGATGAAAGTGGGGAAAATGGTTTTAGGATGTGCACAATTTTCAGCTAGCCAGGAACAATGATCACAATTTGCCACCTGTCTAGCCATTATTAGACAGCAATTCCCTGTATACATCATGGTAGAGGTGAGTTATAAGGAGGCACATGAAGGAGAGTAAAGTCGTGGCTTTGTGGATTTTGACTAGGATCTCTTCCCCACATGTTAGAGAGAAAGCAGGAAGGTGCTCATGGGAGAAGTGGGCAACATGTGACATTTCTTTCCTGGGACAGTCACTAGTTACTCCCTTGGGTCCTGCTGATTAGCAGGAGTGGGGGAAGCAGGAGCCTATTTCCTGCATGTCTCAGAAACTGGAGACTTTGGGGGTGCCCATAGGAAACAGGGTATTAAGGGGAGGCAAGAGACGCTGGGGAAGGTGGGTGTTGCTGAGGGCAATGGGATTGTTTGGGGGGAGGCGTGATCCTTTAGGGGCTTTgggagaggcagagagcctgctaCAGCCTGACATGTTTGTGAGGGCAGTGTGAGCTGGGGCATAGGGCTTTTGGCTGTAGGTTCGTGAGGCAGTATCCTGCATTCTTCCCTTACTCACATTTAGAGTAATATGATTTAAGGCCAGGAGTGACCACCAGatcaatctagtctgacctgtgtatcacaggccaccaacacatGCACATTAAGCCCAACAGCTGAAATTAGACCAAGGTGTTACAGCCCACAGGAAACTAAACTATTATAAACCACCAGCAGAGagtaggagggactgaggtgcaccagtacCAAAGAACCCTTCAGTGGCAGGATATTAAGTGAAATACACCCACATGGACCTGACTATGCACCCGTACCACAGAGGATGGTGAAGAATCCCCAAGGTCAATGTCAGTATGACCtgtggaaaaattccttcctgaccccacataggGCAACCAGCCCCTGAGTATGTGAGCAAGAACAAGCCAGCCAGCCACgtgagagagagaattctcaGTACCACCCAGAGTCCCATCCAGGGTCCCATCTCCAGCTATGGCCATCTGTGATGCTTCAAAGGagacaaaaaagcaaaacaaaaaacccacaaaaaccaATATCACAACACCCAAACCAACACCAGAATACATTCGGGAAAAAATCCCTTGATGACCCCTACAGGTGACAGCTGATGCATGAGCTTTTAAGAATACCTGACATGAACCAGAAGGCATTCTCAGGGTTGCTGAGACCGGCCCCCCACCATCACAATCATGTCATACATCCCACGCATAAATTGGTCCAGttttctcttaaaactaattaagttgtttgtccccacagctcctgttgggaggctgttcctgaacctcactcctctgatggttagaaacagtCTTCTGAtctccagcctgaatttgttcaaaGCCATTTTATACCCATTTTTTCTAATGCTAGCCCATGTCACTGAGCTCTGTTTTCAGCCTCTCCTATACCCTCAGCTGCCACCACTGCCTTTTCCTAGGGTGGAGTGCTCCACAATGACCTGACTCCCCGCACATGGACAGGGAGTGGCCAGAGCACAATTCCCAGATGGTGGATGGTCCCTTGGGTAGCATAGTCAGCTGGCACATGTTAGAGCAGACACCCAGGCTGTTCTCATGTGGACAGAGAATCTGGGAGATGTAACCAGGTTTCAATTAGCCCCCCTTCTGCAGTACCTAATAGAAGGTGCACactgcagagaatctggcccctaaaTTTTAGGTGTTTCTGAAGTGCTGATAAAGTATTTGTGCTAGATTTAATCCTTGTGTTTTCATGCATGTACTGTATATTATAGTTTTACAGGTAAAATTGCAAGGTTTCTGTTACTTTTTTGAAAACCTTTAATAAAATAGCAAAAGCTATCCCTCAATATTCCAAAGTGACAGAGATGCTTTCATAAAATAAGCTAGATTCAGTAAAAGGCAGACACAAACGTGAATTGAATAAATAAATTATACTCATGGAGTAGTGTGGCAATCAATGAAAGGGGGACGAAAGCAAACATTGAAGGTAGAGGTCTGAGAGTTTTCCAATATGACAGCCGTGTCATGCAGCAGTTTTCACAATGTTTATGTGAAACATCCAAAGCCAAAAATTCCCTACCCTTGAAGGGTGAGGTAGAGTTCAGAATCTGAAACTGGCTCTGAATTTCACACCCAGACCTTGCATTTATCATGGGCCAAAAAGGAATTTGGCTTTGAGTGGGTTGAGATTTGAATTTTGCACCTTAGCAGTGCTGCCCCAGCAGTCTGTTTTGAGGGCATAAGTGGTACAAGGGCTTCATGCTGGCCCTATGCACGGGTTGAACTTCACCTTGCATATGTAGTTACAAGGATGTGGTATTATAGAGGGGCTTTGTTCTTTGCAGGGAAAAATTTAATTGGAAACAGTTTGTatcttacattattttaaaaatgcaatttaattcatttattgtttttcattttagaaCACTGATCCTAAATCCTCCATCAAAGGTGTAAGCAATCAGCTTGGAGAGGGGCCTAGTGATGGACTACAACTGTCAAGTAGCCTTCAGTTTCTTGAAGATGAACTTGAATCTTCTCCCTTACCTGATCTCAGTGAGGATCAGCCTTTTGATATTCTTCAGAAGTCCTTACAGGAGGCCAATATTACTGAACAGACTTTGGCAGAAGAGGCATATCTGGATGCCAGTATAGGTTCTAGCCAACAGTTTGCACAAGCTCAGCTTCATCCTTCTTCATCAGCATCCTTTACTCAGGCTTCTAATGTGTCTAATTACTCAGGTCAGACGCTGCAACCTATAGGAGTTACTCAAGTGGTACAGCAACCAGTTGGAGCATCTTTTGCAAGCAATACAGTTGGTGTGCAACATGGCTTTATGCAACATGTGGGAATTAGTGTTCCCAGCCAGCATTTGTCTAATAGTAGTCAGATTAGTGGTTCGGGGCAGATACAGCTAATTGGTTCATTTAGTAATCAACCTTCCATGATGACTATTAACAACCTTGATGGATCTCAGATTATATTGAAAGGCAGTGGACAGCAAGCACCTGCAAATATGAGTAGCGGACTCTTGGTTCATAGACAAACTCCTAATGGTAACTCACTGTTTGGTAACTCAAATTCAAGTCCAGTAGCACAACCTGTAACTGTCCCATTTAACAGCACAAATTTTCAGACATCTTTACCTGTGCATAATATCATTATTCAGAGGGGTCTAGCACCAAATTCTAATAAAGTTCCAATCAATATCCAACCAAAGCCTATTCAGATGGGTCAGCAAACAGCTTACAATGTGAATAACTTGGGAATACAGCAGCATCACGTACAACAAGGGATTCCTTTTGCTTCAGCAAGTTCACCTCAAAATTCAGTTGGTCCTCATATGTCTGTTAATATTGTTAATCAACAAAACACAAGAAAATCAGTTACTCCTCAAACAGTTAGTAATGCTGGCGGTAGTATTGTTATCCATTCTCCTATGGGACAGCCTCATGTATCTCAAAATCAGTTTCTCATACCTACAAGTCTCTCTGTCAATTCTAATTCGGTTCATCATGTCCAGACCATAAATGGACAACTTCTTCAGACTCAACCTTCCCAGTTGGTTTCTAGCCAAGTATCTGCTGAGCATGTTATGCTGAACAGGAACTCTACAAGCATGCTCAGGGCCAACCATTCATATTCAGGACAGATGCTGAATAATCAGAATACAGCTGTTCAATTAGTTTCTGGTCAGACATTCACAGCTCCTGGAAGTCAAGTTATAGTAAATCATGGAACTTCTCAAATTGTTGGTGGACAGGTGCCATTACAACAGGCATCACCAACAGTGTTGCATTTATCACCCAGTCAAAGTAGTGTTTCTCAAGGTAGATCAGGTTTTACTACAATGTCACCTGGACAGTCTACAGTTTCAAATATGTCAGCATCTAATCGGTTTACTGTTGTAAGTTCTTCTGGCACAGTAcatcccagcctggggccaccAGTTCAGTCTGTTGCATCAGGAGGAAATTTTACTGGAGATCAACTTACACAGCAGAATAGAACACAAGTTTCAGTGAGTGTATCACATTGTCTTCCAGTTTCCTCTTCTAAATCTATCAGCACTTTCAGTCGCACATCAGTAGGAGTAACACAGCAACAGTTCACTTTTGCTCAGGTATGAATACCCTTTAAGTACCAACAAAACTGCACAAAAGCATTCTAaatcatttcctttttctttggtGGGGAAGGACGTTAATAGATAATGTTCTTTAATACTGTATTCtccaaaaatattcacaaataattTATTATGCTTACGGTAATTGTTTTATAAACAAATATTGTTGATCTACTGAAAAAGTATCTAA
This genomic window from Emys orbicularis isolate rEmyOrb1 chromosome 3, rEmyOrb1.hap1, whole genome shotgun sequence contains:
- the BICRAL gene encoding BRD4-interacting chromatin-remodeling complex-associated protein-like, encoding MDDDDDESCLLDLIGDPQALNYFLHGPSSKSSNEDLTNAGYSAANSNSIFANSSNTDPKSSIKGVSNQLGEGPSDGLQLSSSLQFLEDELESSPLPDLSEDQPFDILQKSLQEANITEQTLAEEAYLDASIGSSQQFAQAQLHPSSSASFTQASNVSNYSGQTLQPIGVTQVVQQPVGASFASNTVGVQHGFMQHVGISVPSQHLSNSSQISGSGQIQLIGSFSNQPSMMTINNLDGSQIILKGSGQQAPANMSSGLLVHRQTPNGNSLFGNSNSSPVAQPVTVPFNSTNFQTSLPVHNIIIQRGLAPNSNKVPINIQPKPIQMGQQTAYNVNNLGIQQHHVQQGIPFASASSPQNSVGPHMSVNIVNQQNTRKSVTPQTVSNAGGSIVIHSPMGQPHVSQNQFLIPTSLSVNSNSVHHVQTINGQLLQTQPSQLVSSQVSAEHVMLNRNSTSMLRANHSYSGQMLNNQNTAVQLVSGQTFTAPGSQVIVNHGTSQIVGGQVPLQQASPTVLHLSPSQSSVSQGRSGFTTMSPGQSTVSNMSASNRFTVVSSSGTVHPSLGPPVQSVASGGNFTGDQLTQQNRTQVSVSVSHCLPVSSSKSISTFSRTSVGVTQQQFTFAQAQKKVMNQSSPVSASKSQDSLRQPQLTGLLSNTLPGQDSGGKIIQQSLGTTQSQQEKVVGSSPIQQNVQVDVHTVGQKRPAAKQLTKGAFILQQLQKDQAHAVTPDKSQFRSLNDAVQRLLSYHVCQGSLPTKEDLRKVDSEFESVATQLLKRTQAMLNKYRCLLIEDAMRINPSAEMVMIDRMFNQEERASLSRDKRLALVDPDGYLADFCCSSEQFDETADEAQSSESDHQCSKTLTSHSQTTKIQTRDRSKSSTAESTNHDKLHLVPNNIMTQLEGKISTKKTESLTKALKFEKASCSPDSQYMAVSEEKLAGKDLAKTNENSSSSEDLSKTLSRANHGTHKMSRNTVESHSEVICNNNSLQDKTQRSFPKNEVSHPDNMKGSGEPQQDLLLNKSLETTFKNILELKKTGRQPQSEATGSGSVELDFPNFSPIASQENCLEKFIPDHSEGVVETDSILEAAVNSILEC